The Breoghania sp. L-A4 sequence CACGTGGGCGTGGCAATCGATCTTCGGCTCGTCAAAGACGCTCATTAAAGTCCTCCCCGGCGGGACTTGTATGCGCAATCCGGCGAGCCGTTCAATCAAATTGCATACCCCCTCCTCCCGGCGCCGCCTGCGCGCCACCGGCAAGGCCCGTTCGTGCATGTGCGCCGAAACGGCCGCGCCGCGCGCTTTTCCTGCCGTTGCAAGGCCATGAAACGACGCGCGGAGGCGAGCGAAGAGCGGACCATGAACCAGGGGGTCCCAGACAGCCTCTCGCGGGCCGTCGTGTCTCAGGACGCAGCGGCACACGCGGCCAGGACGCACAGCAGTTCGAACATGATCGAGACGCCAAGCCACGCGGTGCCGCCGGAGGCATCGAACGGCGGCGAGACCTCGACGAGATCCGCGCCGATCATGTTGACGCCGGCGAGTTCGCGCACCACCTGCAGCGCCTGGAACGAGTTCGGCCCGCCGACTTCCGGCGTTCCGGTGCCGGGCGCGAACGCCGGATCGACGAAGTCGATGTCGTAGGACACATAGGTCGGCGCATCACCGACGATCGCGCGCGCCTCCGCCATCACGTCCTCGACGCCACGAGCGAAGAACTCCTCGATCATGATCAGCCGGATGCCGACGGACTTGGCGAAATCCTTGTCCTCGGTGTCATAGGCCGTGCCGCGAATGCCGATCTGCACCACGCGATTTGGATCCAGCAACCCCTCCTCCACCGCCCGGCGGAACGGCGTGCCGTGGGTGTACATCGAGCCGTTGAAGTAGCTGTGGAACAGGTCGGTGTGGCTGTCGAAATGGATCATGCCGACGGGCGCATCCGATGCCAGCCCGCGCAGGATCGGCAAGGTGCACAGGTGATCGCCACCGGCGGTGAGCGGCACGATCCCGGCCTGCTTGACGCGACCGTAGAAGGTGGAAAAGCGCTCCAGACTGTCCATCAGATCCGCCGGGTTCGGCGCAACATCGCCGAGATCGGCGCAATTGACCAGCTCGAACGGCCGGATGCCCGTGGCCCCGTTGCCGGCGCGGATCATGGTGGAGAGATCGCGCAACTGGCGCGGGCCGTGGCGCGGGCCGGGCCGGTTGGTGGTGCCGCCGTCCCACGGCGCACCGATCAGCCCGATCGCGACCTCGGCGATGCGCGGATCGTCGAGATCCACATGCGGCAGGCGCATGAAGGTCGGAATACCGGCATAACGGGGAAGGTCGAAGCCCGACACGGGATGGTAGAAAGGATCGCTCATCGAAATCTCCGAAAGGTTGGCATTCAATACATCGCGCTGCCGCCATTGGCGCCATAGCACTGCCCGGTAACGAAACTGGAGCCGTCGCCGGCGAGAAACACCGCCAGATCGGCGATCTCTTCCGGCCGCGCCAGCCGCGCCAATGGCGTCGCCAGATCCTTGGCCAGTGCCTCGGCGCTCATGGTCTCCGCCGAGGTCATGTCGGTGTCCACCGGACCCGGTGCGATCGCGTTGACGAGAATTCTCGGCGCAAGCTCGCGCGCCAGAGACCGGGTCAGCGAGACGATGCCGCCCTTGGACGCGCTGTAGGCGCTCATCTCCTCGCGGCCCAGGAAGGCCAGGTCGGACGAAATCGTGATGATCCGGCCGGCGGGGGCCGTTTCGGGCCGCGCCAGCATCATCCGCGCCGCCTCCCGGCAAACGAGAAAGCTGCCGCGCAGGTTGACCGCCACAACCGCGTCGAAGTCCGCAGCCGAGGTCTCGAGCAAAGGTGCCTCGCGCAGGATGCCGGCGTTGCTCACCGCGACGTCGAGCGTCCCGAAGGTCTCGGCAATTTCCGCGAACATCGCCAGCACAGGATCTTCCCGCGACACATCCGCGACGATCTCGATGGCGTGCGCGCCGGCAGCACGCAGCTCCTCGATCACCTTCTCGGCGCTGGTGTCATCGCGGTGGCAGATGGCCACATTGGCGCCCTCGCGCGCGAAGGCCAGCGCGATCGCCCGGCCGATACCACGCGATCCGCCGGTGACCAGCGCCGTGCGGCCCGCGAGACTCCCCCTGCCCGAGAGACTTCCGCTCATACCATCACCTCGCCCCGATCGGCGTTGATCGCCTGACCGGTGATGTTCGCTGCCGCGTCGCTGGCGAGAAACAGATACAGTCCCGCGATGTCGGCCGGTTCCATCAGCCCGCCGATCGCCTGCCCGCCGACGATCTCGTCAAGCAGCGCCTGACGGTCCGCGCCGGTGGCTGCCGCCATGACATCGAGCGAGCGCATAGAGGCTTCCGTCCGCACCCATCCGGGACAGACGGCGTTGACCGTGATCCCGCGCGGCCCCAGTTCCTTCGCCCATGTGCGGGTCAGCCCGATCAGCGCGTGTTTGGAGGCGATATAGGCGGAGAAATCCGGCACCGCCGTCTTGCCCCAGATCGACGAGGTGACGACGATGCGGCCGCCGTCCGCGATCCGGCCGGCCATTTCACGGGTGACATTGTTGGTGCCCGCCACGTTGATCGCCAGGACGCGGGCGAACGTCTCGTCGATGGCGGGATCGGCGTCGCCCAGCGGCGTCGCGCGTTCCAGCCCGGCGTTGTTGACGAGCACGTCGAGGCGCCCGATGCCGGACAAGGCGTCCGCCACCGCCGCGCGGTCAGAAATGTCGCAGACAATGCCGCGCACGGATCCTGACGCGCCGTGAGCCAAGCGGTCCGCCGCCGCGTGAATGGCGTCGTCCTCGGCGAGCACGATTAGTTCCGCCCCGGCTGCCGCGAAGCCTTCGGCGATGCCGTAGCCGATGCCGCGGCTCGCGCCGGTCACGAGCACCGTCTGCTTTGAGAAATCGAATGTCGCGCCCATATCGCCTCAGCCCAGCTCAAAAAACTCGCGGCGCACCGCCGCGGTGATATCGCGCCGGTACTGCGCGGCGATCAGCGCGCCCTTTTCCGGGCTCGCCCCCTTGGCGGAGACCAGCGAGCCTTCCGGCGCGACCCATTCACGGCGCGGCGGCCAGACGTCGTAGCACGGCGCATCCGCGGCCGCATTGTCGGGCACCTTGTCGAACCGCACCAGTTCGGGATGGAAGTTCATCATCAGCGAGGTTTCCAGCACCGCGGCATGTTCCAGCTCGATGCCGGGGTAACCGTCCGGGAACACCGCCGTCAGCGTCTCCTCGGTCAGGAACTCCCAGTGTTGCAGGCACATGACCCGCACACCCCTGTCGCCCACCTCGCGCATGGCGAGATCGATGCCCTCATTGAGGAACCACAGATTCTCGTAGTTCCCGTCGAGCACGCAGATGCGCCGCGCGCCGTGCCGCACAAGCTCGCGGATCACGTCGCGCACCACGGCCGACAGCGTGGCGCCGTCCAGCCCGGTGCTGCCGGGAAAGAACGGCCCGCCGGCAGAGCGCGTCATCGACTTGTAGCCATAGGTCACCGGCGCGGCGACAACGCCGCCAACTTCCGTCGCGATCTCGCGCGCGATCGCGGAGGGCAGCAGGTAGTCGACCGACATCGGCAGATGCGGGCCATGCTGCTCCAAAGCTCCGGTCGGCAGAAACACCACCGGGTTGGTTTCGAGCGCCGCGGCATATTCCGGCCAGGTCATTTCCGACATCATCACCGTATCGGTCATGAATTTTCCTTGTTCTGTTCAGGCGGTTCAGTCCCGGGCGCCTTCGTCGCGCATCAGGCGCATGATCTGGCGTTCCATATCGCTGTAGCCGGGCAGGCCGATAACCTGTTCCTTGTCGGCGATCCGCCGGCCCTGCTTGAACTCCGGCACGATCTCGGTTTTCACGCGGCCCGGGTGGCGCGACATGAAGACGATCTTGTCGGCGAGGAAGATCGCTTCCTCGATGTCGTGGGTGACCATCACGATGGTGGTCTCCGCGCTCTCGGCGATTTCGACGAGCAGTTCCTGCATGTGCCAGCGGGTTTCCGCGTCCAGCGCGCCAAACGGCTCGTCCATCAGCAGCAGCTCGGGATCGTTGGCGAGCGTTCGGGCGATGGCGACCCGCTGGCGCATGCCCCCCGAAAGCTGAGACGGATAGGCATCGGCGAATTTCGTCAGCCCGACCAGCTGAATGTAGTGCGCCGCGCGGTCGCGTCGTTCGGCCGCGGCCACGCCGTTCACCTTCATGCCGAACTCGACATTCCTGCGCACGCTGAGCCAGTCAAAAGACGTATAGGCCTGAAACACCATGCCGCGGTCGCGGCCCGGCCCTTCGATACGCCGCCCCTCGAGCACCAGATCCCCTGAGGTGGGCGCCTCGAGACCCGCGATCATCCGCAAGACCGTCGACTTGCCGCAGCCGGACGGACCCAGGATCACGCAGATCTCGTTGCGACGAACCTCAAAGGACACGCCGGAGATCGCCTCCACCGTGCGGCCCTTGCCGATGTCGAAAATCTTGCCGACATCGTCGAGCGTCAGGATCGCGGGGCGCTCGGGCTGGGGCGCGGACGTCATCGCCGCTTCTCCTCGATGTAGGGGAACAGCCAGCGATGCAGGCGTACGAACAGCAGATCGCAGATCAGGCCCAGCGCGCCGATCACCACGATCCCGGCCATGATCTCGTCTGTGTGCAGGAAGCGACGCGCGCGCATCATCATCGCGCCGATGCCGGTGGTGGAGGCGACGATTTCCGCGATCACCAGATAGGTCCAGGTGACGGCGAGCATCTGCCGCATGGCGACAACGATGTCGGGCAGCACGGCGGGCAGGATCACCCAGCCGACGGTCACACGCCGGCTGGCGCCCAAAGTCATCGCCGTCTCCACGAGTTCGTGTCGCACGTTCCTCGTGTGGTCCATCACCAGGGTGATGAGGAAGAACACCACGCCGATGAACAGCAGCGCCAGCTTGGGCGTCTCACCGGTGCCGAACCACATCAGCAGGATGGGAATGAAGGATGGCACCGGCAGATAGCGCCAGGCGGAGACAAACGGATTGACGATGCCCTCGAAGGCCGGGAACGCGCCCATCATCACGCCAAGCGGCACGGCGACCAGCGAGGCCGCCAGGAAGCTCGCGAACACCCTTCCGATGCTGATCAGCACGTCGCTTGCGAAACCGCGTTCGGCGAACAGCTCATAGATCGTGACCAGTACCTTCTGCGGCGCGGGAACCAGCAGGTCGTTGACCATGCCGGCGGCCGACGCGGCCGCCCAGATGCCGAAGAAAACCGCCCATATGCCGATCGCCGAGACGATCATCTGGGTCTTCGATATCGGCTTGCGGATCTGCAGGAAGCCGGACTGCCGGGATTTTCCTCGAGAAGGGTCGGACATGGAGGCCTCGAAGGCTGTCGGCATTGCGGGAAAGAGACGCGGCGCATGGCGCGCGCCGCGCCGGTATCCTAGTTGGCGGTGAAGGACTGGCGATAGCCACTCTCGACCAGATCACCCATGAGGCTGCAATCGATCCCCTTCGCGGCCTCGACCATGTTGGTCATCAGGCCGAGCTTGATCCACCATTTGTTGGTCAGCGAGACCACGTCGGCCATGGAATCGTTGGCGAGACCGAACGGCGGGTCGCCATCGAGAACGCCGCACATGCGCGCCGCTTCATCGAAGTCGAACATGTAGATGCCGCCCTCGAAGCTCTTGCCGTTGGTGCCGATGACGAAACCCACGTCCTCGGCCGGCCACTTCAGATACTCGGCGATCAGCGCGTTGGTCTCTTCGGTGTGGTCGTGCCAGTAGCCCAGCCCGTCCCACCGCGCCTTGAGCACGGCGAGCGCGGCCTTGCGGTCGTTGGCGATGAATTTCGTGTTCATGAACAGCGAGTCCATGAAGATGCCGGTCTTGAGCATGGCCGGGTCGGAGGTGTTGACGACGCTGCGCGCGCCGTCCATCGCCTCGAGCACCTTGGTAATCCAGGGCTCGTACATGTAGGCAGCGGATAGATCGCCGGAGAGCATCGGTCCGACCGCCTCGTCGGCGTTGAGGTTCACCCACTCCACCTTGTCCGGCGTGATCCCCTGGCTGTCGAGCCAAAGGCCCATCAGCAAGTGACCGATATAGGCCTGTGGTGCGGAGACCTTCTTGCCCTCGAGATCCGCGGCCTCGACGTCCGGCGCCAGGATGATGTGGTCCACGCCGTAGGACGGGTTCATGAAGGCGACGTTCACGACATCCGTGCCGCGGTCCACGGTCAGCGGGATGTAGTCCGCGGTGCAGCCGTAGACGTCGATCTGGCCGGCGGCGAGCGCGGCGTGGCCGCCCAGCGGGTCCTCGAAGATCGTCAGGTTGAGATCATAGTCCGGGATCAGATCCTTCTGCCGGGCGACCTCGAGCATCGCGTAACCCGGCCAGGACACGCAGATCCCAACATTGATGGTGTCCTTCGCTTGCGCGGAAGACGTGAGGAGCGACGCCGCCATGGCGGCCGCACCGATGAAAGACAGGACCTTGTTCGTCATTGTTCGCAGACTCCGGAATGGCTGGCTCATGCAATAAAATTTAGTCACATAAAAAATTTTTAGTCTACAAAAATTTTGGCAACATTAAATTTTTGCTGCTATGACAGACCCACGCCTTTTCGAACCACCGGATCACGCCCCATGTCGAGCCTGCGCGAACGCCAGAAGGAAAATCGCCGTCGCAACATCCTGCAGGCGGCGCGGGAACAATTCGTGGAAAGCGGTTTCGAGACCACCACGATCGAGACCATTGCGGCCCAGGCCGAGGTCTCCAGCGTCACCGTCTACAACTACTACGGCACGAAGACGGGATTGCTGTTGGCGTTGGTGGCGGAAAGTGACGCGCTGCTGCGTGAGCGCATGGATGCGCTGCTATCGGATCCGCCCGACACCATCGGCGAGGCCTTCTCGGCCTTTGCCGCGACCATTCGCGAGCACGCGCTGTCGTTCCTGACCAAGCCGGTGTGGCGTCAGGTTATCGCGGCGAGCATCGTCGAGGGCGACTCGCAGTTCGGCCGCGCCTACGCGCAACTCGACCGCGAGCTGGCGCGCCTTATGGCAAAAATTCTCGAAAAACTGCGCGCCCGCGGGCGTGTCAACGCATTGGTCGATCTCGACATCCTTGGTCAGAGCCTGTTCCATCTGCAGAACGCCCGCTTCACACAGTTCATCTCGATCGACGGCCTGCAGAACGAGACCGTCGACCGGTATCTGCGCGAGGACATTGCTGCGCTGCTGGCGGCCGCACCGGCCGGATCCCCGACATAACCGGCGACAACCGGTCCGGCACGGCCGTCATTGCGGCCGCAATGTTCACGCCAGAGCGATCTCGATGTCCTGGGCGCCTTCCCACAGAACCAGCCGGCCGAGCTCGGGCAGGTTTTCAAGACCCGACGTCACCGTGATGAAGTGGTTGCCCGCGAGCTGTCCCATCTTTGAGGAGAAGGCGACGCCGCCGTAGGCGAGCAGGATCTCGGTCTCGCTGATGCCGCCGGGATAGAAGATGAACTGACCGGGCGCGGGATGACTGGTGTGGTTCTCATATTCGAGGCCGAAATCCTTCTCGCCGAGCGGGATCCACACGCCCTCGCCGCTCCAGCGCACATGCACGAGCTGGCTCTTGAACGGCAGATGCTTGCGGAACGTCGTGCAGGTTTTGGGCGCAAGGCCGCTCTCCAGCCGTGCGGCGAATGTGAACGGGCCCGCGGTGATCTTCAGATCGTCTGACATGGATGGTCTTTCATTCAGGAATGGTGGAAGGCGGGAGACGGGTATCAGCCCGCGACGGAGAAGTCGTCGCGGCGCTTGGTCCAGCCGGTGACGCGCGCCTCGATCAGCGAGAAGACGAGGTAGAGCGAAACCCCCAGCGCCGAGAGCACGAACAGCCCGGCGAACACCAGCGGCACGTTGTAGTTGGACGAGGCGATCATCATCAGATTGCCGATGCCCTTGTTGGAGGCGACCGTCTCGGCGATCACCGTGCCGACGAAGGCCAGCGTCACCGCGACTTTCAGCGAGGCGAAGAAATACGGCATGGTGCGCGGCAGGCTGACGTTCCAAAGAATCTCCAGCTTGGACGCGCCAAGCGTCTTCATCACGTCCTCCAGCTCTGGTTCCGTGGTGGCCAGACCCGTGGCGACATTCACCACGATGGGGAACACCGACATGACCATGGCGGTGAGCACCGCAGGCACGGTTCCCGCGCCGAACCACAGCACCAGGATGGGCACGAGCGCCACCTTGGGGATCGACGAAAAACCGACGAGCAGCGGATAACCCACGTCGTAGGCGAGCCGAGACGAGCCGATCAGCATGCCGAGGAACAGCCCGATGAGGATGCCGAAGCCGAACCCCAGCAGGGTGGTGTAGATGGTCTGCACCGCGTGCGGCAGGATCGCGGGGAACCTGTCGACCAGGGTGACCAGCACCGCGCTTGGGCGCGGCAGCACCAGTTCGCTGACGGCAAGGCCGACGCACATGAATTCCCAGAAGACGAAAAAGCCGAGGATGCAGAGAAGCGACAGCAATCGGCGGCGGGCGTGCTCGGTCATGGTCATGCACCAGTTGCCCGCGCGGAGACGATGGCCGTGCGCAGGTTGTCCTTGAGGGTGACGAACTCGGGCGTGGCCGTCATGGAGATCGTGCGCGGCCGGGCGAAGTCGACCGGCTGATCGTTGATGATCCGTCCCGGGCGGGCCTGCATGATGCAGATGCGCGACGACAGATACGCGGCCTCAGTCAGGTCATGGGTCACCAGAAGCACGGTGGGCTTCTGCGCCAGCCACAGCTTCTGCATCACCTCCCACAGTTCCTCACGGGTGAACTGGTCGAGCGCGCCGAAGGGCTCGTCGAGCAGCAGCAGCGTCGGCTCGTGGATTGATGCTGGGGGACGGTTTTGCCTCCCGGCCGATCGATCCGCGCGACATCCGCCCGGGAAATCTCGTGCTCTGCCAGATGCGCAACCGCAGCCTGCCCGTCGCCGCCGCCATTTTCGCGGAATGGATCGCCCAGGATTTCGGCCGCCAGCAAGCATGAAAAGGCCCGCGCCATTCCGGGAATGCGCGGGCCTCAACCATCATCAATGTCGCGGAGATCAGGCGGAAATTTCCGTGACCCCACCATGCTCGCCCGACCACTTCAGCGGCTCGTTGAGAAACGCCTCGACCTCGCGCAGCGTGTCGGGATCGAAATAGCCGTTGTCCTTGCAGACCTTCAGCACGTCCCACCACGTGGCAAGCGAATGCAGGTTGAGGCCGTGCTTGCGCAGGTTCTCGCGGGTTTCGGGGAAGATGTCATAGTAGAACACCACCACCGTGTCGGTGACTTCCGCGCCGGCGCGGCGCAACGCCTCGCAGAAGGTGATCTTGCTGCCGCCGTCCGTCGTCAGATCCTCGACCAGCAGCACGCGCTGGCCCTCGGAAATGTCACCCTCGATCTGCGCGTCGCGGCCAAAACCCTTCGGCTTCTTGCGCACATACTGCATCGGCAGGTCGAGCCGGTCCGCGATCCAGGCCGCGAAGGGAATGCCCGCCGTCTCACCGCCCGCCACCGCGTCGATCTGCTCGAAGCCGATGTCGCGCAGGACGATCGAGGCCGCGAAATCCATCAAGGTGTTGCGGATGCGCGGATAGGAGATCAGCTTGCGGCAGTCGATGTAGACCGGGCTGGCAAGCCCGGATGTGAACATATACGGCTTGTCGGCACGGAAATGGACGGCCTTGATCTCGAGCAGCATTTTCGCCGTCATCTCGGCGATCAGCGATTTGTCCGGGAAAGCATTGGAGATCATCGGCGGGTCCTCTCAGGGCGGATCGATGCGGGCGTTAAAACGGCTAGCCCTTAGCACCTTTCTCCACGCGCCAAAAGAGCGGGAATCCGGGATCGAACACGGTGACCGGCCCGGCGCCCGTGGAAACCCGTTTCGGCCACTCCAAAGGCGCCTCGCCGCGCACCAGCCGCAGCCGCTCCTCGTTGACCGGCAATCCGTAATAGGCTGGTCCGTTGAGGGAAACGAAGGCTTCCAGCTTATCCAGCGCATTCTCCTGCTCGAACACATGCGCCAGACACGACATCGCCGTGGGCGCGGTGAAGATACCCGCGCAGCCGCAGGCCGATTCCTTGGCCGGGTCCGCGTGCGGCGCGGAATCGGTGCCGAGGAAGAAGCGCGAATCGCCCGAGGTCGCCGCCTCGCGCAGCGCCAGCCGGTGCGTTTCGCGCTTGGCGACCGGCAGGCAATAGAAATGCGGCTTGATGCCGCCCACCAGATAGGCGTTGCGGTTGATGATCAGGTGATGGACCGTCAGCGTCGCCCCCAGGTTCTTCTCCTGCGAGCGCACGTAGTCCACGCCCTGCCGGCTGGTGACATGCTCCATGACGATGCGCAGGTCGGGAAAGCGCGCGCGCAGCGGGATCAGCACCCGGTCGATGAACACCGCCTCGCGGTCGAAGATGTCGATGTCGGGATCTGTGACCTCACCGTGCATGCATAGCGGCAGACCGATCTCGCTCATGCGCTCGAGCACCGGATAGGCGGTCTCGATGTCGCGGATGCCGCTCTCGGAATTGGTGGTCGCGCCCGCCGGATAGAGCTTCAGCGCCTTGATGAGGCCCGACGCCGCGCCCGCCGCCACATCGTCGGGATCGGTGACCCCGGTCAGATAGAGCGTCATCAGCGGCTCGAAAGTATCGCCTTGCGGCACCGCGGCCATGATGCGCGTGCGGTAGGCTTCGGCGTCCGCGGTGGTGACCACCGGCGGCACCAGGTTCGGCATGATGATGGCGCGGGCGAAATCCGCGGTCGTCGAAGGGGTGATGCCGTCGAGCATGGCGCCGGCGCGCAGATGCAGGTGCCAGTCGTCGGGACGGCGGATTTCAAGCTCGGTGACGGCGCTCATGCGGGGGACTCCAGCAGGTAGTCATAGATGATCGCGGTCGCGGCGAGGAAATCCGAAATCTCCATCGCCTCGGCCGGATTGTGCGAACCATTGCGGTTTCGCACGAAGACCATGCCCGTGGGAACCCCGGCGTTGGCGAAAACCGCCGCGTCGTGACCGCCGCCGGACGGCATGACGAACGGTTCCAGCCCCAGCCGCGTGGCGGCCTGCGTCAAACCCTCCACAACCGCGGGAGCGCACAGCGCCGGTTCGGTGCGCAGAGCGCCGTCGAGCTCGAAGCGCACCTTGCGCTCGCGCTCGATGGTCCGCATCTCGTGGCGCAGCAACTCGCCCATGTCGTCGAGCACCTGGGCGCTCTGGCTGCGGATATCCAGACTGAAGTCCACCTTGTCGGGAATGCGCGACAGCGCGTGGCTTTCCACGTCGGTGGCGACCATGCCGGCGGTCAGCACGAGATCGTCGCCCTTCTGCACGATCGTCAGCCAGCTCTCGTCGAGCCGGGTCAGAAGATCCGCCATGGCGAGCACCGGATCGCGGCGGTAGGAGCGCGGCACGGCGCCGGAGTGTCCCGCCTCGCCGATGCAGCGCACGCGCTTGTGGCGGAAATTGCCGCGAATGCCGGAGACCACCGCCGCCGGCAGGTTCTTTTCCACCAGTAGCGGCCCCTGCTCGATGTGCAGCTCGATGTAGGTGAGCACCGACGCTGGATCGATCAGCGCCTCGCCCCGGCGCACCGGCTCCATGTCGATGCCGACGCGTTGCATGTGCTCGTCAAGCGTCGCCCCGTCGCCCTTGTGCGGCGCGGACCGTTCCTCCTCGCCGAGCACGCCGAGCAGGGCCTTGGACGCGATGTAGCACGGGCCGAACCAGGCGCTTTCCTCGCCGCGCATGGCCAGCGCGTGCACGGGTCGGGCGAAGCGCACGCCCTCGCGCCGCGCGCGCACGAGACACAGAAGCCCCGCGACGACACCGGCGAGCCCGTCGAAATTGCCGCCCTGCGGCACGCTGTCCACATGCGAGCCAACCAGCACGGATTGCTCCGCGTCGGCATCCTCGGGCAGCGAGAACACCAGGTTGCGGCCGGCGTCCCAGCGCACGGAAAGTCCCTGCGCGCGGGCGAAATCGGCGAGATACTCCAGCGTCTCGGTCTCGACTTGCGAGAACGCAGGGCGGCTGACGCCGGCGACGTCGCGGCTGCGCTCCGCGATTTCGTCAAACAGTCCTGCCGCCATCGTCTCGAACGGCTGCATGCCCGCGTCCATAGCTTGAGCTTGCGTTGCGACAGCACTCATGGCGCGGCCTCCATGAACACAAGGCCTTCCGCCGCCTCGCCGTCCTGCACGGAGCCGATCAGATCGCTCACGGAGCTCAGGCCTTCCGCGGCGAGCCAGGTCTCCAGCTCACGG is a genomic window containing:
- a CDS encoding agmatinase; this encodes MSDPFYHPVSGFDLPRYAGIPTFMRLPHVDLDDPRIAEVAIGLIGAPWDGGTTNRPGPRHGPRQLRDLSTMIRAGNGATGIRPFELVNCADLGDVAPNPADLMDSLERFSTFYGRVKQAGIVPLTAGGDHLCTLPILRGLASDAPVGMIHFDSHTDLFHSYFNGSMYTHGTPFRRAVEEGLLDPNRVVQIGIRGTAYDTEDKDFAKSVGIRLIMIEEFFARGVEDVMAEARAIVGDAPTYVSYDIDFVDPAFAPGTGTPEVGGPNSFQALQVVRELAGVNMIGADLVEVSPPFDASGGTAWLGVSIMFELLCVLAACAAAS
- a CDS encoding 3-oxoacyl-ACP reductase family protein — protein: MSGSLSGRGSLAGRTALVTGGSRGIGRAIALAFAREGANVAICHRDDTSAEKVIEELRAAGAHAIEIVADVSREDPVLAMFAEIAETFGTLDVAVSNAGILREAPLLETSAADFDAVVAVNLRGSFLVCREAARMMLARPETAPAGRIITISSDLAFLGREEMSAYSASKGGIVSLTRSLARELAPRILVNAIAPGPVDTDMTSAETMSAEALAKDLATPLARLARPEEIADLAVFLAGDGSSFVTGQCYGANGGSAMY
- a CDS encoding SDR family NAD(P)-dependent oxidoreductase codes for the protein MGATFDFSKQTVLVTGASRGIGYGIAEGFAAAGAELIVLAEDDAIHAAADRLAHGASGSVRGIVCDISDRAAVADALSGIGRLDVLVNNAGLERATPLGDADPAIDETFARVLAINVAGTNNVTREMAGRIADGGRIVVTSSIWGKTAVPDFSAYIASKHALIGLTRTWAKELGPRGITVNAVCPGWVRTEASMRSLDVMAAATGADRQALLDEIVGGQAIGGLMEPADIAGLYLFLASDAAANITGQAINADRGEVMV
- a CDS encoding creatininase, translating into MTDTVMMSEMTWPEYAAALETNPVVFLPTGALEQHGPHLPMSVDYLLPSAIAREIATEVGGVVAAPVTYGYKSMTRSAGGPFFPGSTGLDGATLSAVVRDVIRELVRHGARRICVLDGNYENLWFLNEGIDLAMREVGDRGVRVMCLQHWEFLTEETLTAVFPDGYPGIELEHAAVLETSLMMNFHPELVRFDKVPDNAAADAPCYDVWPPRREWVAPEGSLVSAKGASPEKGALIAAQYRRDITAAVRREFFELG
- a CDS encoding ABC transporter ATP-binding protein, yielding MTSAPQPERPAILTLDDVGKIFDIGKGRTVEAISGVSFEVRRNEICVILGPSGCGKSTVLRMIAGLEAPTSGDLVLEGRRIEGPGRDRGMVFQAYTSFDWLSVRRNVEFGMKVNGVAAAERRDRAAHYIQLVGLTKFADAYPSQLSGGMRQRVAIARTLANDPELLLMDEPFGALDAETRWHMQELLVEIAESAETTIVMVTHDIEEAIFLADKIVFMSRHPGRVKTEIVPEFKQGRRIADKEQVIGLPGYSDMERQIMRLMRDEGARD
- a CDS encoding ABC transporter permease, with the protein product MSDPSRGKSRQSGFLQIRKPISKTQMIVSAIGIWAVFFGIWAAASAAGMVNDLLVPAPQKVLVTIYELFAERGFASDVLISIGRVFASFLAASLVAVPLGVMMGAFPAFEGIVNPFVSAWRYLPVPSFIPILLMWFGTGETPKLALLFIGVVFFLITLVMDHTRNVRHELVETAMTLGASRRVTVGWVILPAVLPDIVVAMRQMLAVTWTYLVIAEIVASTTGIGAMMMRARRFLHTDEIMAGIVVIGALGLICDLLFVRLHRWLFPYIEEKRR
- a CDS encoding ABC transporter substrate-binding protein, with product MTNKVLSFIGAAAMAASLLTSSAQAKDTINVGICVSWPGYAMLEVARQKDLIPDYDLNLTIFEDPLGGHAALAAGQIDVYGCTADYIPLTVDRGTDVVNVAFMNPSYGVDHIILAPDVEAADLEGKKVSAPQAYIGHLLMGLWLDSQGITPDKVEWVNLNADEAVGPMLSGDLSAAYMYEPWITKVLEAMDGARSVVNTSDPAMLKTGIFMDSLFMNTKFIANDRKAALAVLKARWDGLGYWHDHTEETNALIAEYLKWPAEDVGFVIGTNGKSFEGGIYMFDFDEAARMCGVLDGDPPFGLANDSMADVVSLTNKWWIKLGLMTNMVEAAKGIDCSLMGDLVESGYRQSFTAN
- a CDS encoding TetR/AcrR family transcriptional regulator is translated as MSSLRERQKENRRRNILQAAREQFVESGFETTTIETIAAQAEVSSVTVYNYYGTKTGLLLALVAESDALLRERMDALLSDPPDTIGEAFSAFAATIREHALSFLTKPVWRQVIAASIVEGDSQFGRAYAQLDRELARLMAKILEKLRARGRVNALVDLDILGQSLFHLQNARFTQFISIDGLQNETVDRYLREDIAALLAAAPAGSPT
- a CDS encoding DUF3830 family protein: MSDDLKITAGPFTFAARLESGLAPKTCTTFRKHLPFKSQLVHVRWSGEGVWIPLGEKDFGLEYENHTSHPAPGQFIFYPGGISETEILLAYGGVAFSSKMGQLAGNHFITVTSGLENLPELGRLVLWEGAQDIEIALA
- a CDS encoding ABC transporter permease, whose product is MTEHARRRLLSLLCILGFFVFWEFMCVGLAVSELVLPRPSAVLVTLVDRFPAILPHAVQTIYTTLLGFGFGILIGLFLGMLIGSSRLAYDVGYPLLVGFSSIPKVALVPILVLWFGAGTVPAVLTAMVMSVFPIVVNVATGLATTEPELEDVMKTLGASKLEILWNVSLPRTMPYFFASLKVAVTLAFVGTVIAETVASNKGIGNLMMIASSNYNVPLVFAGLFVLSALGVSLYLVFSLIEARVTGWTKRRDDFSVAG
- a CDS encoding orotate phosphoribosyltransferase, with the protein product MISNAFPDKSLIAEMTAKMLLEIKAVHFRADKPYMFTSGLASPVYIDCRKLISYPRIRNTLMDFAASIVLRDIGFEQIDAVAGGETAGIPFAAWIADRLDLPMQYVRKKPKGFGRDAQIEGDISEGQRVLLVEDLTTDGGSKITFCEALRRAGAEVTDTVVVFYYDIFPETRENLRKHGLNLHSLATWWDVLKVCKDNGYFDPDTLREVEAFLNEPLKWSGEHGGVTEISA
- the pyrC gene encoding dihydroorotase, producing MSAVTELEIRRPDDWHLHLRAGAMLDGITPSTTADFARAIIMPNLVPPVVTTADAEAYRTRIMAAVPQGDTFEPLMTLYLTGVTDPDDVAAGAASGLIKALKLYPAGATTNSESGIRDIETAYPVLERMSEIGLPLCMHGEVTDPDIDIFDREAVFIDRVLIPLRARFPDLRIVMEHVTSRQGVDYVRSQEKNLGATLTVHHLIINRNAYLVGGIKPHFYCLPVAKRETHRLALREAATSGDSRFFLGTDSAPHADPAKESACGCAGIFTAPTAMSCLAHVFEQENALDKLEAFVSLNGPAYYGLPVNEERLRLVRGEAPLEWPKRVSTGAGPVTVFDPGFPLFWRVEKGAKG